In a single window of the Raphanus sativus cultivar WK10039 chromosome 9, ASM80110v3, whole genome shotgun sequence genome:
- the LOC108825873 gene encoding disease resistance protein RML1A-like, which translates to MALRPSSSSCCWRFHVFPSFHGPDVRVSFLSHLRKQFERNGIIMFNDQEIQRSQIIKPELTRAIQESRILIVVLSQSYASSSWCLNELVEILKCEETAGQIVMTIFYKVDPSDVRKQIGEFGEDFKKTCEGRTQTEIQSWTRALTHVANVEGEHSMNWVNEADMIEKIAKDVSDKLNATPSNDFDGMVGLEANLEKLKSLLHLEKDGAMIVGISGPAGIGKTTIARALYNQLSSNFPLRYFMENVRGIYRRIDCDQHGLKLHLQEQLLSKILNHDGMKIFHSDVVYERLQNQKVLIILDDVDHLEQLDALARDVSWFGHGSRIIVTTDDQELFKHHGIKNTYHVNLPSNEEALGIFSRYAFRQITPTSGFKDLAERVVELCCNLPLSLRVVGSSLRGKNEDEWDAVVHRLETNLDRDIERVLRVGYESLHENDQILFLYFAIFFNYKDSDHVKSMISSTHMDEKHGLNTLVNRSLIDISSKGKVVMHKLLQQVGRQVIHRQEPWKRQILMDAHEICDILEHGKGTRAVSGISFDTFETGEVFISASAFKRMPNLLYLSVHTRWHDQNDRVYIPEDMEFPPRLRLLHWDAYPSKSLPPKFYPEHLVELNMQESQLEKLWQGTPRLTNLKKMELMESWHLKELPDLSNATKLERLDLAWCQSLVEIPFSFSNLHKLKVLAMFACSNLQVLPSTMNLASLKVVNMAGCSRLRKFPDFSKNISSLKLSNTLVEEVPASIQHWTRLRFLDLSYNGKLKTINNVPEGVSHLNLSYSGIEKV; encoded by the exons ATGGCTCTTCGTCCTTCTTCGTCATCTTGCTGCTGGAGATTCCATGTCTTCCCGAGCTTCCACGGGCCAGATGTCCGTGTATCATTTCTAAGTCACTTACGCAAGCAGTTTGAACGCAATGGAATCATAATGTTCAATGATCAAGAGATCCAGAGAAGTCAAATCATCAAACCTGAACTCACTCGGGCAATACAAGAATCAAGAATCTTGATCGTGGTGCTCTCACAGAGCTATGCTTCCTCAAGTTGGTGCTTGAATGAGCTGGTGGAGATTTTGAAGTGTGAGGAAACTGCTGGACAGATTGTCATGACAATTTTCTACAAAGTTGATCCATCTGATGTGAGGAAGCAGATCGGCGAATTTGGGGAGGATTTCAAGAAAACTTGCGAAGGGAGAACCCAGACAGAAATACAGAGTTGGACCAGAGCTTTGACTCATGTCGCCAACGTAGAAGGAGAACACTCCATGAACTG GGTCAATGAAGCGGATATGATTGAGAAAATTGCAAAAGATGTTTCAGACAAACTAAATGCTACACCATCTAACGATTTTGATGGCATGGTGGGACTTGAAGCTAATTTGGAAAAATTGAAGTCTTTGTTGCATTTGGAAAAAGATGGAGCTATGATAGTTGGAATCTCTGGTCCTGCTGGAATTGGTAAAACTACCATTGCGAGGGCTTTATACAACCAACTCTCTAGCAATTTTCCGCTTAGGTATTTTATGGAAAATGTGAGGGGGATTTATAGGAGAATTGATTGTGATCAACATGGTTTAAAACTGCATTTACAAGAACAGCTTCTTTCAAAGATTTTGAACCATGATGGAATGAAGATTTTTCACTCAGATGTGGTATACGAAAGGTTACAAAACCAAAAGGTTCTTATCATACTTGATGATGTGGATCATCTAGAGCAGTTAGATGCTTTGGCTAGAGATGTATCTTGGTTTGGTCATGGTAGTAGGATTATTGTGACTACGGATGATCAAGAGCTTTTCAAGCACCATGGTATCAAAAATACATACCATGTGAATCTTCCATCTAATGAAGAAGCTCTTGGCATCTTTTCCAGGTATGCTTTCAGACAAATCACTCCAACTAGTGGTTTTAAAGATCTTGCTGAAAGGGTAGTCGAGTTATGTTGTAATCTTCCATTAAGTCTCCGTGTTGTGGGTTCATCTTTACGTGGGAAAAATGAGGATGAGTGGGATGCTGTAGTGCATAGGCTAGAAACTAATCTTGATCGAGATATCGAAAGAGTACTAAGAGTCGGCTATGAGAGTTTGCATGAAAATGATCAAATTTTATTTCTCTACTTTGCAATCTTCTTCAACTACAAAGACAGTGATCATGTGAAAAGCATGATTTCTAGTACTCATATGGATGAAAAACATGGGTTAAATACACTAGTCAATAGATCTCTCATAGATATATCTTCCAAAGGTAAAGTAGTGATGCACAAGTTACTACAACAAGTGGGTAGACAGGTGATACATAGACAAGAGCCTTGGAAACGCCAAATCTTAATGGATGCACATGAGATTTGCGATATCCTTGAACATGGAAAA GGAACTAGAGCCGTGTCTGGAATATCATTTGATACATTTGAGACTGGCGAAGTGTTTATAAGTGCAAGTGCTTTCAAAAGGATGCCGAATCTTCTATACCTCAGTGTACACACAAGATGGCATGACCAAAACGATAGAGTATATATACCCGAGGACATGGAGTTTCCACCTCGTTTAAGGTTACTACATTGGGATGCATACCCAAGCAAGAGTCTTCCTCCTAAATTCTATCCAGAACATCTTGTAGAACTCAATATGCAAGAAAGCCAGCTGGAAAAGCTCTGGCAAGGAACTCCG CGATTAACAAATCTAAAGAAGATGGAGCTGATGGAATCATGGCATTTGAAAGAACTCCCAGATCTTTCAAACGCTACAAAACTCGAGAGATTGGATCTGGCTTGGTGCCAGAGTCTGGTAGAGATTCCATTTTCTTTCTCGAATCTTCACAAACTAAAGGTCTTAGCCATGTTCGCTTGCTCTAACCTGCAAGTCTTGCCAAGCACCATGAATTTGGCATCTCTTAAAGTTGTCAACATGGCAGGATGCTCACGACTGAGAAAGTTTCCAGACTTTTCTAAAAACATCTCATCGCTCAAACTATCAAACACCTTGGTCGAAGAAGTGCCTGCATCGATTCAGCACTGGACTCGTCTTCGGTTTCTTGATCTAAGCTACAATGGGAAGCTCAAGACTATAAACAATGTCCCCGAAGGCGTATCTCATCTAAACCTAAGCTACAGCGGAATCGAGAAGGTTTAA